The following proteins come from a genomic window of Tepidisphaeraceae bacterium:
- a CDS encoding low specificity L-threonine aldolase — MSTLPANASSTASPLRRRNFASDNGSGVCPEVWEAMRAADAAGHCPGYGNDEWTRRASDLIRATFEQPQADVYFVFTGTAANSLALSSLCQSYHAIVCHELAHVETDECGAPEFFSNGSKIITCPGDQGKLQPATVEQLVVRRTDIHFPRPRVLSLTQTSELGTVYAPAEVAALSAVAKRHGMRVHMDGARFANAVASLGCAPAEVTWRAGVDVLSFGGTKNGMAVGDAVVFFDRALGEEFAYRCKQAGQLASKMRYLSAPWLASLNDDVWLRRAGHANAMARRLATGLGQVEGVSLPLPTQGNVVFANLPAARLAHLAGRGWRFYTFIGVVGAARFVCSWDTTEQDVDDLLADVASATAN; from the coding sequence ATGTCCACCTTGCCTGCAAACGCCTCGTCGACCGCATCACCGCTGCGCCGTCGCAACTTTGCCAGCGACAATGGCAGCGGTGTCTGCCCGGAGGTGTGGGAGGCGATGCGCGCCGCCGACGCCGCCGGGCACTGCCCCGGGTACGGCAACGACGAGTGGACGCGCCGCGCCAGCGACCTGATCCGCGCGACGTTCGAGCAGCCGCAGGCCGACGTCTACTTCGTCTTCACCGGCACGGCCGCCAACAGCTTGGCGCTGTCGAGCCTGTGCCAGAGCTACCACGCGATCGTCTGCCACGAACTGGCCCACGTCGAGACCGACGAGTGCGGCGCGCCCGAGTTCTTCTCCAACGGCAGCAAGATCATCACCTGCCCCGGCGACCAGGGAAAGCTGCAGCCTGCGACGGTCGAGCAGCTCGTCGTCCGCCGCACCGACATCCACTTCCCGCGCCCGCGCGTGCTGAGCCTGACGCAGACAAGCGAACTGGGCACGGTCTACGCGCCGGCGGAGGTCGCGGCGCTGTCGGCGGTCGCGAAGCGGCACGGGATGCGCGTGCACATGGACGGCGCACGCTTCGCCAACGCGGTCGCCTCGCTCGGCTGCGCGCCGGCGGAGGTCACGTGGCGCGCGGGCGTGGACGTGCTGTCGTTCGGTGGCACGAAGAACGGCATGGCGGTCGGCGACGCGGTCGTCTTCTTCGACCGGGCGCTCGGCGAGGAGTTCGCCTACCGCTGCAAGCAGGCGGGGCAGTTGGCGAGCAAGATGCGTTACCTGTCGGCCCCGTGGCTGGCGTCGCTGAACGACGACGTCTGGCTGCGCCGCGCCGGCCACGCCAACGCGATGGCCCGCCGGCTGGCGACGGGGCTGGGGCAAGTGGAGGGGGTAAGCCTGCCGCTGCCGACGCAGGGCAACGTCGTCTTCGCGAACCTGCCGGCGGCGCGGCTGGCGCACCTGGCGGGGCGCGGCTGGCGGTTCTACACGTTCATCGGTGTCGTCGGCGCCGCGCGGTTCGTCTGCTCGTGGGACACCACCGAGCAGGACGTCGACGATCTGCTGGCCGACGTCGCATCGGCGACAGCGAACTAG